The Paroedura picta isolate Pp20150507F chromosome 17, Ppicta_v3.0, whole genome shotgun sequence genome contains the following window.
TACTGCAGCAGCCTCTCCACATTCACCCTTCCCTGACCCAAGCCCTGCAAGAGGGCTTCTGAGCCACAAAACGGCAGGGCAGGTGAGAGGAGGGGGGATCTGTTTCCTCAGGGGCCTGGGCGTCACACTGCCTCAGGACAGAACGGCTCCCTTTAGCCAGCAGGACCCTGAGTGGTGGGGCTCACCCCCCATGTTCGTCCCCGCAAAAGCCATCTGACCGAGGAGGGGCCCTCGCCGTCCGTGCCCCCTTGCTTCCCAGACCAGAAAGCCACCTTGGGCCGCAGGATCATTGGTCGGGGCCCATCCCAGGCAGCTGGGGGCGCTCGAGAGGGGGGAGGCGGCTCACCCTGTGCTGGGACAGGTCGAAAAACACCTGCAGGGTCTCCCGGTCCTGGCCGTCCATCGTTCTCAGGTAGCAGGTGTTTTGCTCGCCGGGCTTGTAGCAGACGTAGCCCTGAGCGGAGGAGACGAGACAGGCAGAGGGCTGCTGACACCCAGCGTGGGCCGGAAGGCGGCACAAGTTCCCACCACCCCCCGTCCACAGGCCGCTTCCTGCCCGTAGGATCTGGGGCCGAAGGGGGCTGgatttgtctctctctcccctcttgcACATCTCCcccacggacagagccctccccccctccccccgtgggtCTGCACGAGGCCGGTTCCTTCTGCAGCCCCAAGGGGAAGCGAGTGGCCGGTGGACTCACGTTTTTGCCGTCAAAGAGGACCGCCGTCGTGCGGTTACTCGAGGAAGACGTGACGTAATAAGAgacggtgctgctggacttgtcCACAAAGGCCGACTGGTTCATCGGGGACCCCGGGCGGTTCTGGAAGTTCAACCGGACCACTTGGGGAAGAGGCTGAGGGGGAAGAGCACGGCCTGAATAACGGGGGGAGCGCACACAAGCCCAACCAGTGGGGATCCAAGGGAGGACAGTTCTGCCATTccttaccttgggcgagcgttggGAGAAGCTCAGAGCTCCCACCACAGCCATGCAAACAAGGGCACCCGTCAGAATTACGGAGAGGACGACCCAAAAGAACCTGGGGAGACTTCTGGCCTCGGGCGGGGCCCTCTTCTCCTGCgaggcaaaaggggaggggagcaggcacTCTCACGCTGAGGCCCTGTGGAGagacagaccccccctccccccccaaaggctaACTCGCAGACGCTGCCCCGTCCACCCGGCTGAGGTGTGCCGTGCACTTCCACTGCCTCGGCCCAAAGCAATTCCCCGAACCCTGCAGACCAGCGCAGCCCGTTGAAGCGTTAGGCCTTCTTGTGCAAAACCCCCCAgatgtcctgcagggggaggATAAGCCGCTTCCAGCAGACGCCAAACCGCGTTCGGGGGATAAAGATGGCCAGTCCTGaaataatggtggtggtggtggtgggggtgtttGTGTGCCACACACATTTCAGGCGGACGGAATTGGTTGGTTTGGCCAAGAGGAAAAGGACCTTCCAGGACAACTGAACGGCGTTTGCCACCAACAACACCTGGTGCTGGGGATCGGCTTCCGTGGTTTTGTTGCTCCAGGCCAGCTGAATGATTTGCCATCTTatctggctgggctgggctgggctgagccACCGCTGGGGGGTTTGCAGCTCTTACAAcacaagggagggcgggaggCTGGCCTTGTTCCGACGCATGTTGTTGAAATTTGCTGATTACACAATCAGGAGATACGCTCGGGCTACTTCCGTCTCCCAAGCCTGCACCAGCTTCCTGAACGGCCTTGATCTTGTTTCTCCCTCATCTACTTTGAAAAACACCATTTCCCCACTGCAGAGCAGCTGGTTCTTggatgccgctttcccctacccgaaagagtctccaagtggcttacagtcgccttcccttcctctccccacaacagaccccccgtgaggtgggtgaggctgagagagccttgattttacggctcggtcaggacagtttttcccagtgccctggcaagccctaggtcacccagctggctgcacgtgggggagtggggactcaaccccggcttgccagattagaagttggcgcttcTAAGCCGCCCGACAGCTGGCTCTCGGTGGCCTCCGGTTTACCCTGCCTCCAGGGCCCAACCTTTTGTGGCCAAAGTGAGAACTCCAGAGGGCAGGGCCCATCACAACCAATTCCCCTGGGGCAAAATCCACCAGAAAGCTCTTGTGTGCTCTTCGACGTCATCAGCCCGCTTTTGGTTGGTTTTGCAGAAAGGAAAGCCAGGCGTCCCAGGGGCTTTCTGGCGAGTGCCAAGCTgcagtggctgggggtggggggggggtcagaggacTCACCgaggccggggtggggtgggcggCCGCCTGATCCTCCATTCTTCCGCTCCGGAGGGTGCAGCCTCCTGCAGCTCCGTCCTCGGACAATGTCGAGGTTGTGCATGATCAGAGAGTCTTCAGAATGTGGGCAGAAACCTGAGATGGTGCCCGTCGGGGCCAGGTAAACGGCCCACCCTGGCAATTCGGCTCAGAGAGGGACGCGTGGAGGGGAAACCTTAGATTCcctccaagggagggagggagggtgggctgccGAGAGACGTTGTCCTGGGTACCGTGATGCCTTGCCCGTCTTCCTTGGTGAGACAGCCAAGGCATTCATGGGCCACACAATCGGGGGCTTTGTGCTGGACTTCATGAGCTGGCAGGCACCCCGAGTATTGGCTGGGCCCCTCTTGACTTGAGGAGGGGGAAGCGCAAAGCACggaggggagaggggcagcaaagGAGGGGGGTGAGAGAGCTGCCTCCTCTGATGCACCCTGGAGGGTCCAGGCTGAGGGGCCTGCCATTCGCACGGCccaccttctgttcctctcagAGGCCAAGAATCACCACGAGGCTCTGTCTGTCAACCACACCAGGGGCAGCGGGAGATGAGTGCTCGCTTCCACCTCTCGGCTGCCTGGCTTCCAAGGGGGAGTCCCGGCCAAACACACACCGACGTTGCCCTAGAAGGGAGGGGCATGTGCCCTAAAGGGGTACGTGGAGGCACCCTCCTTGCCTCTTGGGTCAGGAATGCCGGAAGCCCCGGAGCTGCCCGTGTTCCCATGAAAACCAATCCATTTCCACCTGCCCTGTGAATCTGGGCCCTTTACCCTTTGGGCAGCTCCTGGTTACTCCTGTGGGAGACGCCGCTAAGGAGGAATTGGTTCTGCCTGGTGCAGCCAAGGAAGGCCTGTGCGTCTGGCCCACGTGGGGACCCTGCCAAGCACGGCTGAGCGAGGCAGCCGAGCCCAGGGGAGGGCAGCTTACCAATGCAGCAAAGAGCCATACAGACGGGCAGCCGTCTTGGTCTGCCGCAGGGAAGAGCCCAGGAGGGCCCGAAAGACTGACTAACCCAGTTGGGGGCAGCCTTCGTGAGCCTTAAGAAGGGAGCCGGGACTCCTGAGAGCTCAGGAATTCCCATCAGGTGCTTGTCCGGAGAGCTGGGGCCAGGCTCCGAGGACAGCTTGTCATCAGCCGGGCTTGTGCTTTCAAGAAGCACCTGCCGGCTGGCTTTCAGTCCCAAGCTATTTGGCCTGGCAAGAGATCACTCCCAGCCGCTTGAGAGAGACCCGCTGCAAACAAAGGGAACGGGGGAATGCTTTTGTGCTGGCACCTTTGCCAGCAGGCTTCCAAATCTAGGCAGGGCCAGCTATGCCTTTCATGGCTCAAGGCTGAGGATGGGCAAAGACACCACTGGAATGCCTGATCCACTCTTGCTGTGCTGGCCAAGGAGGCCTTTCAGGGTCCCCAAAGATGAAGAACAAAAATTAGAGACCCCACTCTCTGATGGGCGCTCAAATGCTGCCATAAGAGAGCAGCTTGCTCCAGAAGCAGATCCCAGGTTTGGGAGGGGAGCACAATGGGGATGTCAC
Protein-coding sequences here:
- the BRICD5 gene encoding BRICHOS domain-containing protein 5 yields the protein MEDQAAAHPTPASEKRAPPEARSLPRFFWVVLSVILTGALVCMAVVGALSFSQRSPKPLPQVVRLNFQNRPGSPMNQSAFVDKSSSTVSYYVTSSSSNRTTAVLFDGKNGYVCYKPGEQNTCYLRTMDGQDRETLQVFFDLSQHRVDQLPLPNDRTRYYREFLGIVPGRPLRPEEAGEAVHSLCEETPIYWVKKKDGPAKQRLIYLCIDICFPSNICVSICFYYLPE